The nucleotide window GCGGTAACCGGCACCCGTGCGGAATGCGGTGCGCGCACGAAACAGCAGCGAACAATCACGGGAGCAAATCGGCGACGGGAATCGAGGTGACCGTCGTGCCGTCGAGAACGAGCGGAACCGCGTCGCCGGGTGTGTAGTTTTGCACAGAAGCGTAGGCCGGAGCGGCGCCCGGGCCGGACGGTTGCGTGTGAACCTCGACCCGGCGCTCTTCAAGATTGATGATCCAGTAGCAAGCGACATTCGCGCGGGCGTAAATGCGGGCCTTGTCGCGCTGGTCGCGGAGCAGCGACGCGTTCGCAACTTCGATCACCAGCGCCGTGTCATCCGGGGTCGGGTGTCGCGTCGTGTAATCGGCCGGGTCTTCGCGAACGACCGCGAAATCCGGCTCCGGGCGACTATCAGAAAGTGCCAGCGTGCCCTGTTCGCGGATATCCCATCCTGTCGGTAGCGCACGTGAGAGTCGCTTACGAATACGGAGTGCCGTGCCGTCGTGCGCAGGATTCTTGGGCATCTTGAGCACCACGTAGTTTTCAAGCAGTTCGACGTCGTCGTCCGGCGTAAAGATCCCCGCCCCAACCATGCGGTCGTACCGCTCGGTTGAGAACTTCGCGATCGACGCCTCGTTCAGGAACGTCGGCGTGAAAGGCGCGGCGGTCAGTACAGCGGACATGTGAGCCCTCCTTGAGCGTCCCCCGATTTATACCGCGAAGCAGCGCCGCCCCTCCAGCCGGGTTGACGCGCCGTTACGCCACGGGCATCGGGTCGGCGTGGTAGAGGTGGTGCGGGCGGTTCTCCGCGTCGTGCCACGCCGCCGTCTTCGGCAACCCCAGTGCGCTATAAATGGTCGCCGCGAAGTTTTCCGGCGTCTGCGGATCGGTCGCCGGGAAGCCGCCGTTCTTGTCCGATGAGCCCACCACGCGCCCTCCGCTCACTCCGCCGCCCGCGAGCAGAACCGACTGCACCGCGCCCCAATGGTCACGACCCGGCCCCTTGTAGTGTTGCGTCAAGGTGCTGACGCGCGGGGTGCGCCCGAACTCGCCCGCCACCACGACCAGCGTTGAACCGAGCAACCCGCGCTGGTCGAGGTCGGCAATCAGGGCGGACAGCGAGCGATCCGTCGGCGGGAGCAATTTGTCTTTCAGGTGCGGAAACGCGTTCCCGTGCGTGTCCCAGGTCTCGTTGTTGCCCAGGTTCACCTGAACCAGATTCACCCCGGCTTCGACGAGGCGCGCGGCCATCAGCAACGACCAGCCGAACGCGTTGTTGCCGTACCGCTCCACGTCCCGCGGGTCCGCCCGCTTCAGATCAAACGCCGCCCGCACCCGGGCGTCGGTGAGCAGGCTCACGGCGTCGGCGCGCGAGCGGTCGAGCGCGCCCGTGCTGGCGGCCTCGGCTAACGTCTTGCGCTGCCTGTCGAGGTGGGCCAGTACGTCGAGCCGGTCCGCGAACCGTTCCGCCCCGATCCCCTGCGGCAGGCTCAGGTCGGGCAGAGTAAACCCCTTACGCACAGGCTGAAACGGCCGCTGCTGGTGGTCGAACTCGTACTCGGGGTACGCACCGTACGCCTTCGGCTCGAACGCGCTGGCTTCGAGGAACCACGGGTCGCGGGCGCGTCCCATGACGCCCGCGAACTGCCCCGGGATCACCCGACCGGCGTTGTGAACGATCTTGTCCGGCAGCACGAGGGCGGGCGGCAGGTTGTTCCGCGCCCGCGTGACCGCACCGGCGATCGCGGCGAGGCTCGGGTGATCGGTGGGCTGCGGCTTGCTCGGGTTGAAGCCGACCGGCGCGTCCGAGCGGCCGGTGAGCATGATATGGTGCCCCAGCGAGTGGTCGTTCGACTTGTGCGTCAGCGAGCGCACGACGCACCACTTGTCCGAGCACGCGGCGAGCTTCGGCAGGTGTTCGGTGACGCGCAGCCCGGGGGTCTTCGTCGCGGTGGTGCCGAACTCGCCGCGGATCGAATCCGGGGCGTTCGGCTTCGGGTCGAAGCTCTCGTGCTGCGCGAGCCCGCCGGAAAGGAACACGTAAATGACCGCCCGCGCCCGCGGGCTCGGTTCCGCGCGGAGCGCACTCAACGGCGACATTCCGAGGCCGAGCAGGCCGACGGCGCCGGCCTGGATCGCGTCGCGGCGCGTGAGGTGAGGATGGGTGAACGGGGACATGGCGGCGCTCTGACAGGTGGGATCGTTCGACTATCCCGGAACCGCACGGCCGTGTCCAGAGGGTAGCACGAATCGAACAGCACTTTCAGCGCCGGGTAGCGACCTGTGCTGAACAGCGTGTGACCGCGCAGGGGCAAATTTTGTTCGATCCCGCTTGACGAAAGTCGTTTTCTGCCGTCCTATTAAGTCACGGCCGCGGCGCCGAAACGTGTGCTCGCCCTGGGTTCCGATCCGGCGCGGATTGGCGACGGAACTTTTCACCGCGATTCGCGTCCAACGGAAACACGTCGGTTCGGACCGGCTCCGTCAGCGAACACCCGATTCCAGGATTCGCAGCAATGATACGCATCTCCTCTCCGCGGTTACGGTCCGCCGGCCGGTTCCTGTGTGCGGCGGCACTGGCACTGGTCGTCACGGCGATGTTCGCGCAACTGGCCCAGGCCCAGGACGCCCCGACGCCGGCGAGCGGCAAGGAGCAGACCGGCACCGGCCTCATCGTGTTCATGCTCGAGTCTCTCGGGTTCGTGTTCGGCATACCGCTGCTACTCATCTCCCTCGCCATGCTCGCGCTGGTGGTGCTCCTGTTCCTCGACCTCCGCATGGGCTCCGCCATCCCCCCGGGGTTCGTCGACGAGTTCACCGACATTGTGAACAAGCGCAAATTCAAAGAGGCATTTGAAAT belongs to Gemmata obscuriglobus and includes:
- a CDS encoding Uma2 family endonuclease; amino-acid sequence: MSAVLTAAPFTPTFLNEASIAKFSTERYDRMVGAGIFTPDDDVELLENYVVLKMPKNPAHDGTALRIRKRLSRALPTGWDIREQGTLALSDSRPEPDFAVVREDPADYTTRHPTPDDTALVIEVANASLLRDQRDKARIYARANVACYWIINLEERRVEVHTQPSGPGAAPAYASVQNYTPGDAVPLVLDGTTVTSIPVADLLP
- a CDS encoding DUF1501 domain-containing protein; translation: MSPFTHPHLTRRDAIQAGAVGLLGLGMSPLSALRAEPSPRARAVIYVFLSGGLAQHESFDPKPNAPDSIRGEFGTTATKTPGLRVTEHLPKLAACSDKWCVVRSLTHKSNDHSLGHHIMLTGRSDAPVGFNPSKPQPTDHPSLAAIAGAVTRARNNLPPALVLPDKIVHNAGRVIPGQFAGVMGRARDPWFLEASAFEPKAYGAYPEYEFDHQQRPFQPVRKGFTLPDLSLPQGIGAERFADRLDVLAHLDRQRKTLAEAASTGALDRSRADAVSLLTDARVRAAFDLKRADPRDVERYGNNAFGWSLLMAARLVEAGVNLVQVNLGNNETWDTHGNAFPHLKDKLLPPTDRSLSALIADLDQRGLLGSTLVVVAGEFGRTPRVSTLTQHYKGPGRDHWGAVQSVLLAGGGVSGGRVVGSSDKNGGFPATDPQTPENFAATIYSALGLPKTAAWHDAENRPHHLYHADPMPVA